Proteins encoded by one window of Chromobacterium violaceum ATCC 12472:
- a CDS encoding thioesterase family protein — MARIRIEAPGTIVYETLMDVRIGDINYANHLGNDALLRIAQEARLRLFRDWGYVDELHIDGVGIVVADAAICYLSEAFLGDVLRILVGTADIHRKGLDFIYQVIDDNSGREVARLKTGIVFFDYPARQVALMPESFSAKLGQ, encoded by the coding sequence ATGGCCAGAATCAGAATCGAAGCACCTGGAACCATCGTCTACGAGACGCTCATGGATGTCCGCATCGGCGACATCAACTACGCCAACCACCTCGGCAACGACGCCTTGCTGCGGATCGCCCAGGAGGCTCGCCTCCGATTATTCCGCGACTGGGGCTACGTCGACGAGCTGCATATCGACGGCGTCGGCATCGTCGTGGCCGACGCCGCCATTTGCTACCTGTCCGAAGCCTTCCTCGGGGATGTTCTGCGCATTCTGGTCGGCACGGCCGACATCCACCGCAAGGGTTTGGATTTCATTTATCAAGTGATCGATGACAACAGCGGCAGAGAAGTGGCAAGATTGAAAACGGGCATTGTGTTCTTCGATTATCCAGCGCGCCAAGTCGCCCTCATGCCGGAATCTTTTTCGGCAAAGCTCGGCCAATAA